The Clarias gariepinus isolate MV-2021 ecotype Netherlands unplaced genomic scaffold, CGAR_prim_01v2 scaffold_36, whole genome shotgun sequence genomic sequence ATTGTTTTATATTGACAAAGTGTCAAactattgggctgcatcaagcaaagaaaacaattaaggaAATGTTTAATTCCTGGACCTGGGAATTAGAACCTTtctacacattattaaaactcgGAAGAGAAAAGCATTTACAATTTTCATCCAGCATCTTCCCTGATGGCCAAATTCCAGGACTCTAAATATTAAagactacagtggtgtgaaaaacaatttgcccccttcctgatttcttattcttttgcatgtttgtcacacttaaatgcttctgctcatcaaaaaccgttaactattagtcaaagataaaataattgaacacaaaatgcagtttttaaatgatggtttttattatttagggagaaaaaaaacccaaacctacatggccctgtgtgaaaaagtgattgccccccttgttaaaaaataacttaactgtggtttatcacacctgagttcaatttctgttaCTGTAACcaccaggcctgattactgccacacctgtttcaatcaagaaatcacttaaataggagctacctgacacagagaagtagaccaaaagcacctcaaaagctagacatcatgccaagatccaaagaaattcaggaacaaatgagaacaaaagtaattgagatctatcagtctggtaaaggttataaagccatttctaaagctttgggactccagcgaaccacagtgagagccattatccacaaatgtcaaaaacatggaacagtggtgaaccttaccaggagtggccggccgaccaaaattaccctgaagaaaaacaaaatgaagactttggagtggcctagtcaaagtcctgatctgaatcctattgagatgttgtggcatgaccttaaaaaggcagttcatgctagaaaaccctcaaataaagctgaattacaacaattctgcaaagatgagtgggccaaaattcctccagagcgctgtaaaagactcgttgcaagtaatcgcaaacgcttgattgcagttattgctgctaagggtggcccaaccagttattagtttcagggggcaattactttttcacacagggccatgtaggtttggatttttttttcctccctaaataataaaaaccatcatttaaaaactgcattttgtgtttacttgtgttatctttgactaatagttaaatgtgtttgatgatcagaaacattttgtctgacaaacatgcaaagaataagaaataacgAAGGTGGCAAATAGTtcttttacaccactgtatataacctATAAAGGTTCTGGGAGTATGAGGAATGATTTGCATACATgaactgagacacacacacacacctatgacgTTATGCACGATGTAAACGTGGAAAAATTGAGCCATTCTGCTGAAATAGCTTTAGCATTCAAATGCAGATACCAGCACAGAGTGTCTCAATAATAACACACAACAGCACTAAACGCCTCAAAATGTATTATTGAAATGATTTAATTGAAGTAAGGCCATTCTGTTTggtgatgggggggggggagtctcATTATATATGCTATAACAATAGtaccattaaaatatttatcatgtACAGAGAAACATAACTATCATGCAAATTTTGAAGTAGGACAACGAGTTTTAAATATTCTCTATTAATTAAGCATACTTCCTTACTAttactttcttaaaataatatcAAGCTTTATCTACTGCATATGTGTAAACTAAAATATCAGCCCAAGTCAGTGTCAAAATCACTTAGTAATGTGATgctatacttttatattttaccgAAAAGGTTTATATCAACACAAGTCGTGATATAAAATGCATATTTGcttttatgttatgttttttaaaaaaaaacagactttatTTCAATTGTGTAATACCAGACCACCAAATAAATCTTTACACAAGCATTAAGTGACTAAGCGCTTATTATAAACTTGACTTCCAgaacattttataaaactttttaaatgccAAATGTCATAGATACATAATGTATTGTGAAAGCTTTTCACTGCAGTCAGTTTGTGTACGAAAATGTGCAACAACTCAACCCTATTAAAAATATGGAAACTTGCCGCCTTTTCTGAAACAATGaagtggctcttaaaagagcctttGTGTATATAAGACGTAACATAAGATGTTTAAGCGCGCTCTCCGCGAATACGGCGGGCCAGCTGAATGTCCTTGGGCATGATGGTCACTCTCTTGGCGTGAATAGCGCACAGGTTGGTGTCTTCGAACAGACCGACCAGATAGGCCTCGCTCGCCTCCTGCAGGGCCATGACAGCCGAGCTCTGAAAGCGCAGGTCGGTTTTGAAGTCCTGGGCGATTTCTCTCACCAGGCGCTGGAACGGCAGCTTACGGATAAGCAGCTCGGTAGACTTCTGATAACGGCGAATCTCCCTCAGAGCCACGGTGCCGGGCCTGTAATGGTGAGGCTTCTTCATTCCGCCGGTAGCCGGCGCACTCTTACGGGCAGCTTTAGTGGCGAGCTGCTTCCTAGGCGCTTTACCGCCGGTGAATTTACGCGCGGTCTGCTTGGTTCTTGCCATCGCTTACGAGTACTTATACTTCTTTGGAGAGAAAACAGAATGAGTGACACGAGAGAGCACGGCCTATTTACAGCCTAACGCTCGGCTGCGCTGATTGGGCGTCTTGAAAGCGCCGCCTGTCATTGGTTCCAACGTGTTACGTCACTCCGTAACGAGACgaggttttacttttattggcTGCTCTTCTCCCACCGACTCGGTTTGAAACTCCCCCATTATCTTTATGCAAAACCGAGCGCGCTGcttgcattttaaaacaaaatgtacccTAACCCTAAGTTATTTACAAGGTTATACttgttttgtacatttacatctcaaaataatcacatttataGTGCAACGTTAAAACATGGCAGcaaatttcatacacattttattttcattctaaAAGCCACATGAGACCTTTTGTCGTTCCTGACCCTCACATTCCTCTTGTGTAAGGTCCGATAGCATTAGGTAActtaaaacaaagtaaaacatcACATACCTCATTGGTTGGAAGAACTCGAAGGGAGATAAAGAACTAAATCTTGTATTCATTCCATAAAAGTCTGCAGAAAACACTGTAGCTCAAAATATTACTGTCTGCCGAACACAACTCTCACATGGACAAGTATATAGTGTCGCACACAATTAAACCCTGGCTCGCCCCTGACTGGAGAACATTGGTTCCACTCTGAAAATACTATTCAGATCTCATATTCCTGCTCAACTAAAATAgacttgaaaaataaaagacatattTAACAAACAATTTAATTGACAACTGACACTGTAAAATTACTGATGCTAGTAGCTACACATTATATAGAAGAAATCTCAAACGAACAACTCTTTTTTTCaggtaacatttacatttaggcatttggcagacgctcttatccagagcgacttacatttttatctcattacacatctgagcagttgagggttaagggccgcgctcaagggcccaacagtggcaacttggtggttgtggggtttgaacctgggatcttccgaaccgtagtccaatgccttaaccactgagctacccctggtaaccttattacaaaatatttataattcctATTCATTCATAGGTATTACAACAGTGTTTCTGAACTGATCAGGAAAACGCACTTTTAAGGGAGAAgtgggtggctcttaaaagagcctttGGATTCTGAAACACAGCAGTGGGTAAATCTACTTTGTCTTGGCTGGCTTCTCGGCCTTCTTGGGCAGAAGCACAGCCTGGATGTTGGGCAGCACACTACCCTGAGCGATGGTCACTCCGCCGAGCAGTTTGTTCAACTCCTCATCGTTACGCACGGCGAGCTGCAGGTGCCGGGGGATGATACGGGTCTTCTTGTTGTCGCGGGCGGCGTTACCAGCCAACTCCAGGATCTCAGCAGTCAGATACTCCAGCACAGCGGCTAAGTAGACCGGAGCGCCGGCACCAACGCGCTCAGCGTAGTTCCTTTTACGGAGAAGCCTGTGGACTCGGCCCACGGGGAACTGCAGACCGGCTCTGGATGAGCGTGTCTTGGCCTTAGTACGAGCCTTTCCACCGGTTTTGCCTCTTCCAGACATGATTCACTACGTTAACGTGTTAGAACAGAAAACGTAAGCAATCACTCTCTAGCGCTCTCTAATATAGCTTAAACTGCTGCATCCTCATTGGCTGCAATTGTTGTGACAAACCAACCAATCACCAACACGCCATTGAATTCCGACTTCTCTCCAACCCCGCCCCTGTCTCATCAAAAGATAACAGAAGAGAGTTTTGATGTTTTCATTTTACACGCATTATTAACACTCATATCATGTAATTGCAACATGTTGCATAACATGTCTACGTAACAGTTTGATCCGGGACTATCTgacaattttgattcatacacattcaaattccgtacaaactttaataattattttgattgtgtaaagctgctttgggacaatgccaattgttaaaagcgctatacaaataaaattgaattgaaatagaattgaattaaaaacctCGTATACTTCCGGCTAACATGCATTTCAATATACTCTTACATGACTAGATTGAAGTGTAAACTTTAACAAATACTCGAAATCATAAGACTCCATACAatcttataatattaaacaacaTGGTTATTCTATTCATGTAGTTCGACAAAAAAGTGGATTATTGCTCATTAAACGACAACgtgggtggctcttaaaagagccgtttaggggaaaatatgaaagaaataaatttaacatgtttactTCTCTTTAGGAGCTGCCTTTTTTGCCTTGGGTGCTTTAGGCTTGGCAGTCTTGGATGCTTTAGGCTTGGCAGTCTTGGGCTTAACCGCCTTCTTGGGGCTCTTCGCTGCCTTTTTAGGGGTCGCCGGCTTTTTCGCCTTCTTGGGGCTCTTGGTGGCTTTCTTGGCGGCAGCGGCAGGTTTCTTTGCCTTCTTAGGAGACTTCTTGGCGGCGGCGGGTTTCTTGGCCGCTACCTTCTTGGGCTTCTTCGCCGCCGCGGGCTTTTTGGCGGCCGGCTTCTTCGCTTTGGGTGCGGTTTTCTTGGCTTCGGTCTGCTTCTTGTTCAGCTTAAAAGAGCCAGACGCGCCGGTGCCTTTGGTCTGAACCAAGACCGCTTTTTTCACCAGATTGTTGACGGCGAGCTTGACGCGGGACTTGTTCTTCTCCACATCGTATCCACCGGCAGTCAGAGCTTTCTTCAGGGCAGCAAGAGACACGCCATTCCTCTCCTTGGACGCGGAAACCGCTTTGACGATCAGCTCGCCGACGCTGGGCCCGGCTTTCTTTGGTCGCGAAGCTGCTTTCTTCTTGGGCGCTTTGGCCGGCGCGGCGGCGGGCGCGGGAGCCACTTCTgccatctctgtctctctctcttttaaggATCTAAGTAGAATAAACGAGTGTAACGCTGAGCGCGCAGTAAAACACTGGAACCTCCCTCCCCTCTGATCTTAAAGCACACATGAGAGCGGTGTAGACTCAACCAGGCAGTCGCTGAATGACCGCGCTTCCGTCACACGATAGCGAGTGTGTTTTCTCCGGACATTTCTCTGCGAATATCCGAGTCCTGACTGCAGATATCAAGCGTTCAAGCACACGTTTAGTGAGAAAGGCCTTTCCTCTTTCTTCCGAGGCCCGACACGGTCAGTTAGACAGCCGCACTCTCGCGCAGTAGCCATAAACGTGCGCCGCGCGCCTGCAGCTCGAGCCGGCGGACTGCGCATTTCGTGCATGTCGTGTGTAAAAACCGGACAAAAACAGGTCGCACCGCTGTAAGAACTCTGGTCCGAACTGAAGGCGAGTCCTGTCAGTGAGCTCGATGTGTGAGCACTGGCCGAGCGCTGTGTGTGGGATATGAAACAGAGCTTGTTTTGGCCTGTGTAAAGCACAGCTTACGGACACACAGGTTGAGAgagccagagtgtgtgtgtgtgtgtgtgtttatttgttagACCCTGTAAATGCAAGAATAAAacgctaaccgctaagccacgATTTTGATTAGTTACCTAAATgaatattgaaatatatttttaatgtctaATTACAACTGTTTCAACCTGTTGAGGGTGAATTATGAATAGTGTTAGCCAGAAAAATTACACACAGTTGGTCATTCCCATGAAATGTATGATGTGaagataaaaacactaaaatgataTTCTATGCAATGTGGTTAAagattgaattattattattattattattattattattattttaactttaactagttttcaaatttaaaaaaatattaagcaaTCAAACATTCTATATGACGTTTAATAATCAGGATGGTGCCCTACTTTATTCACTTTATTCATCCtctatactcactcactccacCGCCTgtgaagtacctggaggaaagtAACTAAGCATAGGAAGAACATGCAGACAGTGTGTATTCAgatctgaggtgggaatcgaaccctcgtcCCCACAGTGCCTAACCCAAGTATAACAGTGCCACATTTCCCCAAAGGCAAATACCATGTTAAATTCATTACCTCTTCTCAAAAAGAGGATAACACTACACAAACTCATGGCAAATGTAAAAGGCAGTTTATTCTGCTGCGTGAATTCaatacaaacagaaaaatagGTTGACTCTGTTATTAATGCAAATTAAtacgtttatacagtatactgtaaataccatTCGACTTTTCACTCATGTTGttggtaataattttttttatacctttcaccttttaaaacattttttgtaataaattaaatacaaaatgctgaCAGAAATGTTAACAGATGGAAAAGGtgcattgaaaagcaaggagattatatggaagttcaagtttaagttgaagtaggctttattgtcacttcaaccatactgtatacagttagtacatagtgaaacgaaacaacgtttctccaggacca encodes the following:
- the LOC128517137 gene encoding histone H2A-like; the protein is MSGRGKTGGKARTKAKTRSSRAGLQFPVGRVHRLLRKRNYAERVGAGAPVYLAAVLEYLTAEILELAGNAARDNKKTRIIPRHLQLAVRNDEELNKLLGGVTIAQGSVLPNIQAVLLPKKAEKPAKTK
- the LOC128517150 gene encoding histone H1-like; translation: MAEVAPAPAAAPAKAPKKKAASRPKKAGPSVGELIVKAVSASKERNGVSLAALKKALTAGGYDVEKNKSRVKLAVNNLVKKAVLVQTKGTGASGSFKLNKKQTEAKKTAPKAKKPAAKKPAAAKKPKKVAAKKPAAAKKSPKKAKKPAAAAKKATKSPKKAKKPATPKKAAKSPKKAVKPKTAKPKASKTAKPKAPKAKKAAPKEK
- the LOC128517149 gene encoding histone H3-like produces the protein MARTKQTARKFTGGKAPRKQLATKAARKSAPATGGMKKPHHYRPGTVALREIRRYQKSTELLIRKLPFQRLVREIAQDFKTDLRFQSSAVMALQEASEAYLVGLFEDTNLCAIHAKRVTIMPKDIQLARRIRGERA